In a genomic window of Thermosynechococcus sp. CL-1:
- a CDS encoding metallophosphoesterase produces MAVRLGIISDPHIALPETIPTDYPPIFLYEVSIPAFEAAVAHLLELGIDALLIPGDLTRDGEILNHRWLSTYLQTLPIPCYVIPGNHDVPLPLGDHKRIGWADFPQWYPHAGYGKGAKHYYQALLADNLQLIALNSNQFSPTGQQMGAVDQGQLAWLAALLAKPFAGLRLVMIHHNVLEHWPQQSQSPMGQRYLLENRAELLNLLRSAGVTLVLTGHLHVQDIAYEQGLFDLTTGSLVSYPHPYRRLILQQHPQGGWQVDVESYRIESLKTYPTLSDLSRQWMLQRGAGFMVRFLTLPPFNLSETEAQPLAQALSSLWPEIAQGDTQVTLPTLPEPLAAYFAQFNHRAPAEYPQLRDNNTVFVI; encoded by the coding sequence ATGGCGGTGCGACTCGGCATTATCAGTGATCCCCACATCGCCCTGCCGGAGACAATTCCGACAGATTATCCCCCCATTTTTCTCTACGAAGTCAGTATCCCTGCCTTTGAAGCTGCCGTTGCCCATCTCCTAGAGTTAGGCATTGACGCCCTATTGATTCCCGGTGACCTGACGCGGGATGGCGAAATCCTTAACCATCGCTGGCTTAGCACCTATCTGCAAACCCTGCCCATTCCCTGCTATGTGATTCCGGGGAATCACGATGTGCCTCTGCCGCTAGGAGATCACAAGCGTATTGGCTGGGCTGACTTTCCCCAGTGGTATCCCCATGCGGGCTATGGCAAGGGCGCCAAGCATTACTATCAAGCTCTGCTCGCAGACAACCTGCAACTGATTGCCCTGAATTCCAACCAATTTAGTCCAACGGGTCAGCAGATGGGGGCTGTCGATCAAGGACAACTGGCATGGTTGGCGGCTCTATTGGCAAAACCTTTTGCCGGACTGCGCCTTGTAATGATTCACCACAATGTCCTTGAGCATTGGCCACAACAGAGCCAAAGTCCGATGGGGCAGCGCTACCTCTTGGAGAATCGAGCGGAACTCCTCAACCTCCTGCGATCGGCGGGGGTGACCTTGGTCTTAACCGGACATCTCCATGTCCAAGATATTGCCTATGAGCAGGGGCTGTTTGATCTAACGACGGGTTCCCTCGTCAGCTATCCCCATCCCTATCGCCGGCTCATTTTGCAGCAACATCCCCAAGGGGGCTGGCAAGTGGATGTGGAATCCTACCGCATTGAATCCCTGAAGACCTATCCCACCTTGAGTGACCTCTCTCGCCAATGGATGCTGCAGCGGGGTGCGGGGTTTATGGTGCGCTTTCTCACCTTACCGCCCTTTAATTTATCGGAAACTGAGGCCCAGCCCCTCGCCCAAGCCCTATCGTCCCTCTGGCCAGAAATTGCCCAAGGAGATACCCAAGTCACACTACCGACCCTACCCGAACCCTTGGCCGCCTACTTTGCCCAGTTTAACCACAGAGCACCAGCGGAGTATCCCCAGCTGCGGGACAACAATACGGTCTTTGTCATTTAG
- a CDS encoding AI-2E family transporter, whose translation MTFGQWIGLLVLGVCLYILWEIRQVLLLVFLAVVLATALNWLQLRLQSWGLQRGRAIAISISLTFLIIFGFFWMIIPPFLQEAQQLGVLIPKGLGRVEAWLDEMAYLLPSSGFDDTPFINRLITQLEPFLEQIFNNFLALFSNTLAVLLNTLLVLVLTVMLVIDPQPYRWGFIRLFPAFYRSRIDTILTESEQALLAWLAGTGLNMLVIGVVSGIALALLGVRLVLANAFLAGLLEAIPNIGPALSVIPPMIIAFIDNPWRAVAVLIAYIVIQQLEQYLLVPVVMAKQVALLPAVTLVSQIIFAIFFGFLGLLLALPLVIVGQIWFTEIVLKDILDRWQPSPPPAGSNPPILPLPPPPPPAAANPAASDAISEDDSIET comes from the coding sequence GTGACGTTTGGTCAGTGGATTGGCTTGCTGGTACTGGGGGTGTGTCTCTACATCCTCTGGGAAATTCGCCAAGTGTTACTCTTGGTCTTTTTGGCGGTGGTCTTGGCAACGGCACTCAACTGGCTGCAACTGCGACTCCAGAGCTGGGGACTACAACGAGGCCGGGCGATCGCCATCAGTATTAGCTTGACTTTCCTGATCATCTTTGGTTTCTTTTGGATGATCATTCCCCCCTTTTTGCAGGAAGCACAGCAACTGGGTGTATTGATTCCCAAGGGGTTAGGACGGGTGGAAGCATGGCTGGATGAGATGGCTTACCTTTTGCCAAGTAGCGGCTTTGATGATACCCCTTTCATTAATCGGCTGATTACCCAGTTAGAGCCATTCCTTGAGCAAATCTTTAATAACTTCCTTGCCCTCTTTTCCAATACACTGGCGGTCTTACTAAATACGCTGTTGGTCTTGGTGCTGACGGTGATGCTAGTGATTGATCCTCAGCCCTACCGTTGGGGATTCATTCGCCTCTTTCCAGCGTTTTATCGGTCTCGCATTGACACGATTCTCACCGAAAGTGAACAGGCGCTCTTGGCATGGCTGGCGGGCACAGGCTTGAATATGCTGGTCATTGGTGTGGTCAGTGGCATTGCTCTTGCGCTACTGGGGGTGCGATTGGTCTTGGCCAATGCTTTCTTGGCCGGTCTGCTGGAGGCGATTCCCAATATTGGCCCTGCCCTGAGTGTGATTCCGCCGATGATCATTGCTTTTATTGACAATCCGTGGCGGGCGGTGGCCGTTCTCATTGCCTACATTGTGATTCAACAGTTGGAGCAATACCTGCTGGTGCCTGTCGTCATGGCCAAACAGGTGGCTCTACTGCCCGCGGTGACGCTGGTTTCACAAATTATTTTTGCCATTTTCTTTGGCTTTCTGGGCTTACTGCTGGCACTGCCTCTGGTGATTGTGGGTCAAATTTGGTTTACAGAAATTGTGCTCAAGGACATTCTCGATCGCTGGCAGCCCAGCCCGCCACCTGCAGGGTCAAATCCACCAATTTTGCCGCTGCCCCCGCCGCCCCCACCTGCTGCCGCAAATCCTGCTGCATCTGATGCAATTTCTGAGGATGACTCAATAGAGACTTAA
- the apcD gene encoding allophycocyanin subunit alpha-B, translated as MSVISQVLLKADDELRYPTTGELQTISDFFQTGEQRLRIATTLAENEKRIVEQASKQLWQKRPDFISPGGNAYGQKQRALCLRDYGWYMRLITYGILAGDKDPIERTGIIGVREMYNSLGVPMTGMAEAIRCLKDASLALLSTEDAEVAAPYFDYIIQEMS; from the coding sequence ATGAGTGTCATTAGTCAGGTTCTTCTTAAAGCGGACGATGAATTGCGCTACCCCACCACGGGCGAACTCCAGACGATTAGTGACTTTTTCCAAACGGGTGAGCAACGCCTCCGCATTGCCACGACACTGGCCGAAAATGAGAAACGCATTGTTGAGCAAGCCAGCAAACAACTGTGGCAGAAGCGGCCTGACTTCATCTCACCGGGGGGCAATGCCTACGGCCAGAAACAGCGTGCCCTCTGTCTGCGCGACTATGGCTGGTACATGCGCCTGATTACCTATGGCATCCTCGCGGGTGACAAAGACCCCATTGAGCGCACGGGTATTATTGGGGTGCGGGAAATGTATAACTCCCTTGGTGTGCCGATGACAGGGATGGCAGAAGCCATTCGTTGCCTCAAGGACGCCTCCTTGGCACTGCTAAGCACTGAAGATGCTGAAGTGGCGGCACCCTACTTTGACTACATTATTCAAGAAATGTCCTAG
- the serS gene encoding serine--tRNA ligase gives MIDLKQLRENPQAFGDRLRRRGGDFDLDRILELDAQQRQLEQQRSHLQARSNEIGALVGKKIKSGVAPTDAEIQALKAEANDLKQQLSDLEPQERQLKEELERLLLTIPNPPSETTPIGRDETENVEVRRWGEEYKPSQPCQPHWDIATQLGLWDVERSVKVAQSRFVTLVGMGAALERALIQFMLDTHRDRGYVEVLPPLLVNSASLTGTGQLPKFAEESFRCADDDLWLIPTAEVPVTNLYRDEILAADQLPIYHCAYTPCFRREAGSYGKDTRGLIRLHQFNKVELVKFVHPETSAAEHEALVADAEFILQALQLPYRVIELCTGDLGFGAMKCYDLEVWLPAAGCYREISSCSNFGDFQARRAKIRFKAAKQKGTQFVHTLNGSGLAVGRTMAAILENYQQPDGTVRVPAVLQPYLKCSHIGGATS, from the coding sequence GTGATTGATCTCAAACAACTGCGAGAAAATCCCCAAGCCTTTGGCGATCGCCTGCGACGGCGCGGCGGTGACTTTGACCTCGACCGCATTTTAGAGTTGGATGCGCAGCAGCGACAGCTTGAACAACAGCGATCGCACCTCCAAGCCCGCAGTAACGAAATAGGTGCCCTCGTCGGCAAAAAGATCAAGTCCGGCGTTGCCCCGACGGATGCAGAAATTCAAGCCCTCAAGGCCGAGGCCAACGATCTCAAGCAGCAACTCAGTGATCTTGAACCCCAAGAACGGCAACTTAAGGAAGAATTGGAACGCCTGCTGCTAACGATTCCCAACCCCCCCAGTGAGACCACCCCCATTGGCCGCGATGAAACCGAAAACGTTGAGGTACGCCGCTGGGGTGAGGAGTATAAACCGAGCCAGCCTTGTCAGCCCCACTGGGACATTGCCACTCAATTGGGACTCTGGGATGTGGAGCGATCGGTGAAGGTGGCGCAGAGTCGTTTTGTTACCCTAGTGGGCATGGGGGCTGCCCTTGAGCGAGCCTTGATCCAATTTATGCTTGATACCCACCGCGATCGCGGCTATGTGGAAGTCTTGCCGCCCTTGCTGGTCAATAGTGCCTCGCTGACAGGAACGGGGCAGTTACCCAAATTTGCCGAGGAAAGTTTTCGCTGTGCCGATGATGATCTCTGGCTGATTCCGACAGCGGAAGTGCCGGTGACGAATCTCTACCGCGATGAAATTTTAGCTGCCGATCAATTGCCCATTTACCACTGTGCCTACACCCCCTGTTTTCGCCGTGAAGCGGGCAGTTATGGCAAAGATACACGCGGCCTGATTCGCCTACACCAATTCAACAAAGTGGAGTTGGTCAAGTTTGTTCACCCGGAAACCTCTGCCGCTGAACATGAAGCCCTTGTGGCCGATGCCGAGTTTATTCTCCAAGCCCTGCAGTTGCCCTATCGAGTAATTGAACTGTGTACTGGCGATTTGGGCTTTGGCGCCATGAAGTGCTACGACTTAGAGGTGTGGCTGCCCGCTGCCGGCTGTTACCGCGAAATTTCCAGTTGCTCGAACTTTGGCGATTTCCAAGCGCGGCGTGCCAAGATTCGCTTCAAAGCTGCCAAGCAAAAAGGGACACAGTTTGTCCACACCCTTAATGGCTCTGGCCTAGCCGTTGGACGAACCATGGCAGCCATTCTCGAAAACTACCAACAACCCGATGGGACGGTGCGGGTACCAGCGGTGCTGCAACCTTACTTGAAGTGCAGCCACATTGGCGGGGCAACATCGTGA
- the murF gene encoding UDP-N-acetylmuramoyl-tripeptide--D-alanyl-D-alanine ligase — protein sequence MNTTLGAIAQALGLDTTHPDLPITGISTDSRQIATGNLFVALRGETFDGHQFVDLAAAAGAIALIVEVPVSSALPQLQVANTLAAYQRLGQWWRQQCPAKVIAVTGSVGKTTTKEMIAAVLSHYGAVLKTEANFNNEIGVPKTLLQLEPHHQFAVIEMGMRARGEIALLSQIAQPDVAVITNVGTAHIGRLGSREAIAQAKCELLAEMPQGGTAVLNADSPLLLPTAAQVWSGPTITYGLEGGTLRGIYQPPQTLHVDQRTYTVPLAGAHHALNFLAALGVLQALNLKSDRLPRQLTIELPSGRGGRYRLEPDIWLLDETYNAGLESMVAALQLLRSLPGQRHLAVLGPMRELGDFAIAFHEQVGATVAQLDLDGLLILDKGDEGAALARGAGRVPSQQFASHEELMEYLLRELQAGDRLLFKASHAVALDRVVNELRQRWPKLQGG from the coding sequence GTGAACACCACCCTCGGGGCGATCGCCCAAGCTTTGGGGTTAGATACAACTCATCCAGATCTGCCAATCACAGGCATTTCCACTGACTCCCGCCAAATCGCAACTGGCAATCTCTTTGTTGCTCTGCGGGGGGAAACCTTTGATGGCCATCAATTTGTCGATCTGGCCGCCGCCGCCGGCGCGATCGCCCTAATTGTCGAGGTGCCGGTGTCTTCTGCTCTGCCACAACTTCAGGTAGCCAATACCCTAGCTGCCTATCAACGCTTGGGACAGTGGTGGCGGCAGCAATGTCCAGCCAAAGTCATTGCCGTCACTGGCTCCGTGGGCAAAACCACCACCAAGGAAATGATTGCCGCTGTCCTGAGTCACTATGGCGCCGTCCTCAAAACCGAAGCCAACTTCAATAACGAGATTGGCGTGCCCAAAACCCTTTTACAACTGGAACCCCACCACCAATTTGCCGTGATTGAAATGGGGATGCGGGCGCGCGGTGAAATTGCCCTTTTGAGCCAGATTGCCCAACCGGATGTTGCCGTGATTACCAATGTGGGTACTGCCCATATTGGCCGCCTCGGTTCCCGCGAAGCCATTGCCCAAGCCAAATGCGAACTGCTTGCCGAAATGCCCCAAGGGGGAACAGCCGTGCTCAATGCCGATAGTCCCCTACTTTTGCCGACAGCGGCGCAGGTCTGGTCAGGGCCCACGATTACCTATGGCCTTGAGGGGGGCACCCTACGGGGAATCTATCAACCGCCCCAAACCCTCCACGTGGATCAACGCACCTACACCGTTCCCCTTGCGGGGGCACACCATGCCTTGAACTTTCTGGCTGCCCTTGGGGTGTTGCAAGCCTTGAACTTAAAGAGCGATCGCCTACCCCGACAGTTGACGATAGAATTGCCCAGTGGTCGGGGCGGTCGCTATCGCCTCGAACCCGATATTTGGCTACTGGATGAAACCTACAATGCGGGTCTGGAATCGATGGTGGCGGCCTTGCAGTTGTTGCGATCGCTCCCCGGTCAGCGGCATCTGGCGGTTCTTGGCCCCATGCGGGAACTGGGGGACTTTGCGATTGCCTTCCATGAGCAGGTGGGAGCCACTGTTGCCCAATTAGACCTCGATGGCCTCTTAATTCTCGATAAAGGCGATGAAGGAGCAGCCCTTGCGCGGGGGGCTGGGCGCGTTCCCAGTCAGCAATTTGCTTCCCATGAAGAATTAATGGAGTACCTATTGCGGGAGTTGCAAGCGGGCGATCGCCTCCTCTTTAAGGCCTCCCATGCCGTTGCCTTGGATCGCGTAGTGAATGAACTGCGGCAGCGCTGGCCAAAACTTCAGGGCGGTTGA
- a CDS encoding MoxR family ATPase, whose product MREPLQRLVNNLGQVMVGKKAAIELMLVGLLAGGHVLLEDVPGVGKTLLAKALARSLAGTFQRIQATPDLLPTDLSGTNIWNPKTAEFEFRPGPVFCNILLADEINRATPRTQSALLEVMEEYQVTIDGVTYPLPQPFFVIATQNPVEYQGTFPLPEAQLDRFALCFSLGYPTEEEELQMLQRVQGGLDVNQLEPCLSLAEIQQLRQQVLQVRVDSVLQKYILALVRASRESDRITLGVSPRGTVMLQRTAQALALLNGRDYVLPDDVKQLAPHVLAHRLITAAGRSGRACVAELLEMVVVP is encoded by the coding sequence ATGCGTGAACCCCTACAGCGACTGGTCAATAACCTTGGACAGGTCATGGTGGGCAAAAAAGCTGCCATTGAACTCATGCTAGTGGGGTTGCTGGCGGGGGGACACGTTTTGCTGGAGGATGTACCGGGGGTGGGAAAAACCCTCTTGGCCAAGGCCTTGGCGCGATCGCTGGCGGGTACCTTTCAGCGCATCCAGGCCACACCCGATCTCCTGCCCACGGACTTATCGGGCACCAATATCTGGAATCCCAAAACAGCGGAGTTTGAGTTTCGCCCAGGTCCTGTCTTCTGCAATATCCTGCTGGCGGATGAAATTAACCGCGCCACACCCCGCACCCAATCGGCACTCCTAGAGGTCATGGAGGAGTACCAAGTCACCATTGATGGCGTCACCTACCCCCTGCCCCAGCCCTTTTTTGTCATTGCCACCCAGAACCCCGTGGAATACCAAGGCACCTTTCCGCTGCCCGAAGCCCAGTTGGATCGCTTTGCCCTGTGTTTTAGCTTGGGCTACCCCACCGAGGAAGAGGAACTACAAATGCTGCAACGGGTGCAGGGGGGCTTAGATGTCAATCAACTGGAACCGTGCCTCAGCTTGGCGGAGATCCAACAGTTGCGGCAGCAGGTGCTACAGGTGCGGGTAGATTCAGTCTTGCAAAAGTACATTCTTGCCCTTGTGCGGGCGAGCCGCGAGAGCGATCGCATTACCTTGGGGGTGAGTCCTCGCGGTACCGTGATGCTCCAGCGCACAGCTCAGGCCTTGGCCTTGCTCAATGGCCGTGACTATGTCCTCCCCGATGATGTGAAGCAATTGGCGCCCCATGTTCTAGCTCATCGTTTGATTACAGCAGCAGGGCGCTCAGGGCGAGCCTGTGTGGCAGAATTGTTGGAAATGGTAGTCGTTCCCTAG
- a CDS encoding bifunctional riboflavin kinase/FAD synthetase — protein sequence MSKCFLCQLNSGLPLQTPTAIALGNFDGVHRGHQEVIRTLVEAAPPDCYRSVITFSPHPQAFFTGEERLLLTPEAEKRALLNHYGIEQVIVLPFTHALAQLSPLEFVEQILVQQLQAKVLSVGFNFGFGRGRSGTAADLRTLCAAFGIPVHIVPPYCRGSDRVSSSAVRAALAEGDVALARELLGRPYQLTGTVIQGEQLGRQLGFPTANLALPPDKLLPRHGVYACRVTGAAFATEQLGVVNIGMRPTVTGRQVTTEVHLFNWQGNLYNQEITLHLEAFIRPEVRFPSLAALQAQIAADCQVAADLLERVVSYA from the coding sequence GTGTCAAAATGTTTCCTGTGTCAATTGAATAGCGGCCTACCCTTGCAAACTCCTACGGCGATCGCCCTTGGCAATTTTGACGGTGTCCATCGCGGGCACCAAGAGGTTATCCGTACGCTTGTTGAAGCAGCGCCTCCCGACTGTTACCGGTCAGTGATTACGTTTTCGCCCCACCCGCAGGCATTTTTTACGGGAGAAGAGCGCCTGCTGCTGACCCCAGAGGCGGAAAAACGTGCCCTTTTGAACCACTATGGCATTGAGCAGGTGATTGTCCTGCCCTTTACCCATGCTCTTGCCCAACTGTCGCCCTTGGAGTTTGTTGAGCAGATTTTGGTACAGCAGTTGCAGGCCAAGGTATTGAGTGTGGGTTTTAATTTTGGCTTTGGCCGTGGGCGATCGGGGACGGCGGCGGATTTGCGCACCCTCTGTGCTGCCTTTGGTATTCCAGTGCATATTGTGCCCCCCTATTGTCGGGGGAGCGATCGCGTCAGTAGCTCAGCAGTAAGGGCCGCCCTCGCCGAGGGAGATGTGGCCTTGGCACGGGAGCTTTTGGGACGCCCCTACCAATTGACCGGCACCGTGATTCAAGGGGAACAGTTGGGACGGCAGTTGGGATTTCCCACCGCCAATCTAGCCCTCCCCCCAGACAAATTATTGCCTCGCCACGGCGTTTATGCTTGCCGCGTTACGGGGGCAGCGTTTGCCACTGAGCAATTGGGGGTGGTGAATATTGGGATGCGACCGACGGTGACGGGTCGGCAAGTGACAACAGAGGTGCATCTATTCAACTGGCAGGGAAATCTTTACAATCAAGAGATCACACTTCATTTAGAGGCCTTTATTCGCCCAGAGGTACGGTTTCCCAGTTTGGCTGCCCTACAGGCGCAAATTGCTGCCGATTGCCAAGTAGCGGCTGATCTTCTTGAACGAGTGGTCTCCTATGCGTGA
- a CDS encoding ArsB/NhaD family transporter codes for MLIEHWHTFAAGTIFLGVILLIMTEWINITIAAFLGAILLVFLNIMTLGEAISYIGRSHGTLALFFGVMVLVRAFEPTKVFEYLATQMVILARGQGKRLLLGIVALTTPICAVLPNATTVMLLAPLLPPMAAEVGVDFVPLIILMVIVSNSAGLLTLVGDPATYIVGDAINLSFSDYLLRLSLGGVLAIAVIVFCLPVLFRRIWRKELNSLDHLPHPKINHPRTLAVGCVIIVFVLTFFVIGDGMVVKVSPPAVALMGAALALLLSHQSKIDTVTHILRDVDWATLIFFMSIFVLIGGLEKTGIIGQLSHLLAILIGQNIFFGSLLLLFAIGILSSVIPNIPLVVAMVPLLKKYLVDVGLAGSEILHPGYGGDLPPQVLPLFYAMMLGATLGGNATLVGASANIVGAGIAELHGRRISFKTFLRYGVPITALQLGVSALFLTVRFLIWR; via the coding sequence ATGCTGATTGAACACTGGCATACATTCGCTGCTGGCACGATCTTCCTAGGCGTGATCCTCCTGATCATGACCGAGTGGATCAACATTACCATTGCAGCCTTTTTGGGCGCGATTCTCCTCGTCTTTCTCAACATTATGACCCTTGGGGAGGCCATTAGCTACATTGGCCGCAGTCACGGTACTCTCGCTCTCTTTTTCGGTGTCATGGTTCTGGTCCGCGCCTTTGAACCGACCAAGGTATTTGAGTATCTGGCCACCCAAATGGTGATCCTTGCCCGAGGTCAGGGAAAACGCCTGCTGCTGGGGATCGTGGCTCTGACAACCCCCATCTGTGCCGTACTGCCCAATGCCACAACAGTGATGCTCCTTGCCCCCCTGTTGCCCCCCATGGCGGCTGAAGTGGGGGTGGACTTTGTCCCCCTGATTATCTTGATGGTGATTGTCTCCAATAGTGCGGGGTTACTCACTCTCGTGGGCGATCCGGCAACCTACATTGTGGGGGATGCCATCAATCTCAGCTTTAGCGATTATCTGTTGCGGTTAAGTTTAGGGGGTGTGCTGGCAATCGCTGTCATTGTTTTTTGTCTGCCGGTTCTCTTTCGCCGCATTTGGCGCAAAGAACTCAACTCCCTTGATCACTTGCCCCACCCCAAAATTAATCATCCCCGCACCCTAGCGGTGGGTTGTGTGATCATCGTCTTTGTCTTGACCTTCTTTGTTATTGGCGATGGCATGGTCGTCAAAGTGTCTCCCCCTGCGGTCGCTTTAATGGGGGCTGCCCTTGCACTCCTTTTATCCCATCAAAGCAAAATCGATACGGTCACCCACATTCTGCGGGATGTGGACTGGGCCACCCTGATCTTTTTTATGAGCATTTTTGTCTTGATCGGTGGCCTAGAAAAAACCGGCATCATTGGTCAACTCTCCCACCTCCTCGCCATTCTCATTGGCCAAAATATCTTTTTTGGCTCCCTGCTGCTCTTATTTGCGATTGGCATTCTCTCTAGCGTCATTCCCAATATCCCCCTTGTGGTGGCGATGGTGCCACTGCTGAAAAAATACCTTGTCGATGTGGGTCTAGCAGGTTCAGAAATTCTCCACCCTGGTTATGGGGGTGATTTGCCCCCCCAGGTGCTGCCCCTGTTCTATGCCATGATGCTAGGGGCAACGTTGGGCGGCAATGCCACGCTGGTCGGCGCCTCTGCCAACATTGTTGGTGCCGGAATTGCGGAACTCCATGGCCGCCGCATTAGCTTCAAAACCTTTCTGCGCTATGGGGTGCCGATTACGGCGTTGCAGTTGGGGGTTTCAGCACTCTTTCTAACTGTGCGCTTTCTCATTTGGCGCTAA
- a CDS encoding 2Fe-2S iron-sulfur cluster-binding protein — MIRVTFLPDQVCVEAEVGESWLSVAERAGIEIPTGCRMGTCGACTLELEDGEEIRACISTIAGDGEDGTQITAYVFRDPTW; from the coding sequence ATGATTAGGGTGACGTTTCTGCCGGATCAGGTCTGCGTCGAGGCCGAAGTGGGTGAAAGTTGGTTGAGCGTCGCTGAGCGTGCCGGGATTGAAATTCCCACCGGCTGTCGTATGGGGACGTGTGGCGCCTGCACTCTGGAACTCGAGGACGGCGAAGAAATTCGCGCTTGTATCTCTACGATCGCGGGCGATGGCGAGGATGGCACCCAGATTACTGCCTATGTCTTTCGAGATCCCACGTGGTGA
- a CDS encoding aspartate carbamoyltransferase catalytic subunit, translated as MTPTLTPPLQWQRRHVLSLQDFTVAELDIVLQTALSFQEVLNRRTKKVPTLQARVVANLFFESSTRTRNSFELAAKRLSADILNFSPGTSALSKGETILDTAKTLWAMGAEFMVIRHQQSGVPHTIAAEMDRLGGQVAVLNAGDGLHEHPSQALLDLFTLCQLYDSRQPRCALLQGKKVAIIGDIRHSRVARSNLYSLKTAGADVHLAGPPTLLPAEFAEYGATLHWTLEPALADADIVMTLRLQRERMDQHLIPSLREYHQQFGITHERLHLCRPEVRVLHPGPVNRGVELSSALLDDPQFSLVNQQVTSGVAVRMALLYLMGTYHEVKA; from the coding sequence ATGACGCCTACCCTCACTCCCCCCCTCCAATGGCAGCGTCGCCACGTCCTCTCCCTGCAAGACTTTACGGTGGCGGAGCTAGATATTGTGCTGCAAACAGCGCTCAGTTTTCAGGAAGTCCTGAATCGTCGCACTAAGAAAGTTCCCACCCTGCAAGCGCGGGTGGTTGCTAATCTTTTCTTTGAAAGCTCGACGCGCACCCGCAATAGCTTTGAACTGGCGGCCAAACGTCTTTCTGCGGATATTCTCAACTTTTCCCCCGGTACCTCGGCCCTGAGTAAAGGGGAAACGATCCTCGATACGGCTAAGACCCTGTGGGCGATGGGGGCAGAATTCATGGTGATTCGCCATCAGCAGTCGGGGGTGCCCCATACAATTGCGGCGGAAATGGATCGCCTTGGCGGTCAGGTGGCGGTTCTCAATGCCGGTGATGGCCTGCACGAGCATCCCTCCCAAGCGCTGCTGGATCTGTTTACCCTTTGTCAACTCTACGATTCACGTCAACCCCGCTGTGCCCTATTGCAGGGAAAGAAAGTGGCCATTATTGGCGATATTCGCCATTCCCGTGTGGCGCGATCGAACCTCTATAGCCTGAAAACGGCCGGTGCTGACGTGCATTTGGCTGGCCCCCCCACCCTGTTACCCGCCGAATTTGCAGAGTACGGCGCAACGCTCCACTGGACACTGGAACCTGCCCTTGCTGATGCCGATATTGTGATGACGCTGCGCCTGCAACGGGAACGCATGGATCAGCACCTGATTCCCAGTTTGCGGGAGTACCATCAGCAGTTTGGTATCACCCATGAACGGCTGCACCTGTGCCGACCGGAGGTGCGGGTTTTGCATCCAGGACCGGTGAATCGCGGTGTGGAATTGAGTTCGGCATTGCTGGATGATCCGCAGTTCAGTTTAGTGAATCAGCAGGTGACCAGTGGTGTGGCGGTACGGATGGCGTTACTGTATTTGATGGGAACGTACCATGAGGTCAAGGCATGA
- a CDS encoding phosphoribosyltransferase — MADLYVDWDEYHRTIEQLAIAIYESGWQFNQILCLAKGGLRVGDILSRLFNQPLAILAVSSYGGVNNQERGRITFARDLTMTTATLGSHVLLVDDLVDSGLSLQKTLRWLEVKYGFAVEEVRTAVLWYKAASCIRPDYYVHYLPENPWIHQPFERYEQLTAADLAQTLTPCP, encoded by the coding sequence ATGGCAGATCTCTACGTGGATTGGGACGAGTACCATCGCACCATTGAACAGTTGGCGATCGCTATCTATGAATCGGGATGGCAGTTCAATCAAATCCTCTGCTTGGCCAAGGGGGGGCTGCGGGTAGGGGACATTCTCAGCCGCTTGTTTAATCAACCCCTCGCGATTCTGGCGGTGTCCTCCTATGGCGGTGTCAATAACCAAGAGCGGGGTCGCATCACCTTTGCGCGGGACTTGACCATGACGACTGCTACCCTTGGCAGTCATGTCCTCTTAGTGGATGATTTGGTGGATTCCGGCCTTTCTTTGCAGAAAACCCTGCGCTGGCTAGAGGTCAAATATGGCTTTGCGGTGGAGGAAGTGCGCACTGCCGTTCTCTGGTATAAAGCGGCCTCTTGTATTCGTCCGGACTACTATGTTCATTACCTGCCTGAAAATCCTTGGATCCATCAACCCTTTGAACGCTACGAACAACTGACAGCGGCTGATCTTGCTCAAACCCTAACCCCCTGTCCATGA